The following proteins come from a genomic window of Macadamia integrifolia cultivar HAES 741 chromosome 14, SCU_Mint_v3, whole genome shotgun sequence:
- the LOC122062096 gene encoding protein FAR1-RELATED SEQUENCE 5-like — MKNTFTIGIRSTQLSESLNSDLKDYLKSTLDVVQFFKHFERVLNQKRGNELKAEFDARNKMPRLANSMSIVQKQVGELYTPVIFQLFQEEYNWMTVCTIISRTDGNPYIYFRVGIYEADCEYKVCCNPLQGIVACSCMKFETDGILCCHCLKVLDVLDIKRIPEYYILKRWTRGATNMVVNDSRGKEVEQDVNLDCTQRYRRICHELIQIAAEASNTVEGYELVKDTANELRLKLGDIRNPVDCLDMPILTDFSNDIYDGLRLKHKEKSKRGGRRLKSWVEKQGKEKKKSGGPSNSQRLQNQQPTTAPTPTHMMDNTDPSYMSFMDSISHISSQASAAHQLLDEDYI; from the exons ATGAAAAACACATTCACAATAGGCATTCGAAGTACACAGCTCAGTGAGAGTCTCAACAGTGACTTGAAGGACTATTTGAAGTCAACTTTGGATGTTGtgcaattttttaaacactttgagaGAGTTCTTAACCAGAAGCGTGGTAATGAATTAAAAGCAGAATTTGATGCACGGAACAAGATGCCACGACTTGCAAATTCAATGTCTATTGTACAGAAACAAGTTGGGGAACTCTACACTCCTGTTATTTTTCAGTTATTTCAAGAGGAATACAATTGGATGACTGTTTGCACCATTATAAGTCGAACTGATGGGAATCCCTACATTTATTTTCGGGTTGGGATTTATGAAGCAGACTGTGAGTATAAAGTATGTTGTAACCCACTTCAAGGAATTGTAGCATGCTCTTGCATGAAATTCGAGACTGATGGTATTCTGTGTTGTCATTGTTTGAAAGTTTTGGATGTGTTAGATATAAAGCGTATTCCTGAATActatattttgaagagatggACACGGGGAGCAACAAATATGGTGGTCAATGACAGTAGGGGGAAAGAAGTTGAACAAGATGTCAACTTGGACTGTACGCAACGGTATAGGCGTATTTGTCATGAACTTATTCAAATAGCAGCAGAAGCTTCAAATACAGTTGAGGGATACGAGTTGGTGAAGGATACTGCGAATGAATTAAGGTTGAAGCTTGGTGATATTAGAAACCCAGTTGATTGCCTTGATATGCCAATATTGACTGATTTCTCAAATGACATATACGATGGATTACGTTTGAAGCATAAAGAGAAAAGTAAAAGAGGTGGTAGACGGTTAAAGAGTTGGgttgaaaaacaaggaaaagagaaaaaaaaaagtggaggaCCAAGTAACAGTCAACGATTACAAAACCAACAACCAACTACTGCACCAACTCCTACACACATGATGGATAACACAGATCCCAGTTACATGTCATTTATG GATTCTATTTCCCATATATCATCTCAAGCATCTGCAGCTCATCAATTACTGGATGAAGATTATATTTAG